From Acropora muricata isolate sample 2 chromosome 14, ASM3666990v1, whole genome shotgun sequence, one genomic window encodes:
- the LOC136898457 gene encoding putative nuclease HARBI1, whose product MAGLLFCDVGPRRRERKFRAGTQSDIDDYSDEELRVRYRFRRESILFITNLVAGDISRNTRRNHALPPLLQVLIALRFYASGSFLQVIGDTFGVDKSTVSRAITDVSRALIAKQHLFIKWPLTNDECTTIKNEFYLRGGFPCVIGCVDGTHVRLQAPSKHENNYVNRKGFHSINVQGVCNHEGMFTNVVARWPGSTHDSHVFRTSDISTYLQNNHRSLDDGVLLGDSGYACSPFLMTPYTVTRNAAQEAYNNAHAKTRVVIEQTFGRWKRRFHVLHAEIRMGPEKVCVIVGACAVLHNIAVRLHEPMEDEEVDELADVDPYHGPQQGLSLRDHICQTFFGCYSQFIRFHLLLMLSLTKGSPNSEYENLYCTLLCKSTNIRI is encoded by the exons atgGCAGGCTTGTTGTTTTGTGATGTCGGCCCGAGGCGGAGAGAGAGGAAATTTAGGGCAGGAACTCAAAGCGATATCGATGACTACTCAGACGAAGAGCTTCGTGTTCGTTACCGCTTTCGACGAGAGTCGATTTTATTCATTACAAATCTTGTTGCTGGTGATATCAGTCGGAACACTCGACGGAATCATGCCTTACCGCCGCTCCTCCAAGTTTTAATAGCTCTCAGGTTTTACGCTAGCGGAAGTTTCCTGCAAGTAATTGGCGACACCTTCGGCGTAGATAAGTCCACGGTTTCCCGGGCAATTACCGATGTGTCTCGAGCCCTAATAGCGAAGCAGCACCTCTTCATCAAGTGGCCTTTAACAAACGACGAATGCACCACAATAAAAAACGAATTCTACCTTCGCGGAGGATTTCCTTGCGTGATTGGCTGTGTTGACGGAACTCACGTCCGACTACAAGCACCCTCAAAACACGAAAATAATTATGTCAACAGGAAGGGTTTTCACTCCATCAATGTACAAGGTGTCTGCAACCATGAAG GTATGTTTACAAATGTTGTTGCACGCTGGCCGGGAAGCACACACGATAGTCACGTGTTCCGTACGAGTGACATCTCCACCTATTTACAAAATAATCATCGTTCCCTCGATGATGGCGTCCTTCTCGGGGACAGTGGCTATGCATGCAGCCCATTTTTGATGACCCCGTACACAGTAACACGAAATGCAGCACAAGAAGCCTATAACAACGCTCACGCTAAGACAAGAGTTGTTATCGAGCAGACATTCGGAAGATGGAAGAGGCGTTTTCATGTTTTACATGCAGAAATAAGAATGGGACCCGAAAAAGTTTGTGTGATTGTGGGCGCTTGTGCAGTTTTGCACAATATTGCTGTGCGGCTACACGAGCCGATGGAAGATGAAGAGGTAGATGAGCTAGCAGATGTGGATCCATACCATGGACCCCAACAAGGTCTGTCATTAAGAGACCACATTTGTCAAACATTTTTTGGTTGTTATTCTCAGTTTATAAGATTTCATCTATTATTGATGTTATCTCTAACCAAAGGTAGCCCAAACTCTGAGTATGAGAATCTGTACTGTACTTTATTATGCAAGAGTACAAATATAAGGATTTAa
- the LOC136899289 gene encoding t-SNARE domain-containing protein 1-like → MSSPANSRKHRKQNFNPSEIAVLTEKVEENLTILQSKLTNSVTNQKNNEIWQKIADAVNAVGVTVRTTAEVREKWKSLHSQAKREFTELAKEQKTTGGGPAPKMPSTSTAKIIDLLKDTPSFTGLEGFESKGPEAALPIEEATNIEVSEELFKELKEVKEVVPKGVRETHEVAQTAETDEKKRKRSKRKISHENVLEEQYKALILKQENLTLKKRTRIRGVSFGTKGMLNPYTSFNKFKSIN, encoded by the exons ATGTCTTCCCCGGCTAACTCACGAAAacacagaaaacaaaattttaacccGTCTGAAATTGCCGTTTTGACGGAAAAAGTGGAAGAAAACCTTACTATATTACAGAGCAAACTTACAAACAGCGTGACCAACCAAAAGAACAatgaaatttggcaaaaaatcgCAGATGCCGTAAACGCAGTGGGAGTTACGGTGAGGACAACCGCCGAAGTTCGCGAAAAATGGAAAAGCCTACATTCACAAGCCAAGAGAGAATTCACCGAGCTTGCTAAAGAACAGAAAACAACTGGCGGGGGACCGGCTCCGAAGATGCCGTCGACCTCAACTGCAAAAATAATAGACTTGTTGAAAGACACGCCTTCTTTTACCGGCCTCGAGGGTTTTGAGTCGAAAG GCCCCGAAGCAGCCCTGCCCATCGAGGAAGCTACAAATATTGAAGTAAGCGAGGAGCTTTTTAAAGAACTAAAGGAGGTCAAGGAGGTGGTGCCAAAAGGTGTGCGGGAGACACATGAAGTAGCTCAAACAGCagaaactgatgaaaaaaagagaaaaagaagcaaaagaaagatTTCCCACGAAAATGTGCTCGAGGAACAATACAAAGCTTTAATTCTAAAGCAAGAAAATTTAACGTTAAAGAAAAGAACTAGAATTAGAGGTGTTTCTTTTGGAACAAAGGGCATGCTTAATCCCTACACAAGTTTCAATAAATTTAAGtccataaattaa